From Strigops habroptila isolate Jane chromosome 10, bStrHab1.2.pri, whole genome shotgun sequence, one genomic window encodes:
- the GREM2 gene encoding gremlin-2 encodes MIWKFAVSVFLMAALVRVTDTRKNRPAGAIPSPYKDSSNHSERRQQLNKEVLASSQEALVVTERKYLKSDWCKTQPLRQTVSEEGCISRTIINRFCYGQCNSFYIPRHVKKEEESFQSCAFCKPHKVTSSTVQLECPELDPPFRLKKIQKVKQCRCMSVNLNNSGKL; translated from the coding sequence ATGATTTGGAAATTTGCCGTATCCGTTTTTCTGATGGCAGCACTGGTTCGAGTAACAGACACCAGGAAAAACCGTCCTGCAGGCGCCATTCCCTCCCCTTACAAAGACAGCAGCAACCACTCGGAGCggaggcagcagctgaacaAGGAGGTATTGGCCTCCAGCCAGGAGGCCCTCGTGGTCACCGAAAGGAAGTACCTCAAGAGCGACTGGTGCAAGACGCAGCCCCTGCGGCAGACTGTCAGTGAGGAGGGCTGCATAAGCCGCACCATCATCAATCGCTTTTGCTATGGGCAGTGCAATTCCTTCTACATACCACGGCATgtgaaaaaggaggaggagtcCTTCCAGTCCTGTGCTTTCTGCAAGCCACACAAGGTCACCTCTTCAACCGTGCAGCTGGAGTGCCCGGAGCTGGACCCACCTTTCCGACTCAAGAAAATTCAGAAGGTCAAGCAGTGCCGGTGCATGTCTGTGAATCTTAACAACTCGGGCAAACTGTGA